From a single Raphanus sativus cultivar WK10039 unplaced genomic scaffold, ASM80110v3 Scaffold2446, whole genome shotgun sequence genomic region:
- the LOC130505633 gene encoding suppressor protein SRP40-like isoform X3, giving the protein MDSSEEDSVRSTDKDSDERIEIADSSRDHDKNSTSSSSSSSSSDDESSEVKKKKKKESGESVSEAITANVIVESIGLMDSATPSDPNTEKVIEIATVGTVVSAENEESSLPKPNEITAEVSLASDEVKQASSSATTAVKKETEGKASSLAPEVSKESDATTSSHEEEGSVGPTHGVAERTSWLSCCGLFDVVTGSSR; this is encoded by the exons ATGG ATTCGAGCGAAGAAGATTCTGTCAGAAGTACCGACAAGGACTCTGATGAGCGGATAGAGATCGCTGATTCAAGCCGTGATCATGACAAGAACTCTACCAGCAGCAGTAGTAGCAGCAGCAGCTCGGATGATGAATCTAGTGaagttaagaagaagaagaagaaggagagtggTGAATCTGTCTCTGAAGCAATCACTGCTAATGTGATCGTAGAGAGTATCGGTTTGATGGATTCAGCTACTCCTAGTGATCCAAACACCGAAAAAGTGATTGAAATCGCGACTGTTGGTACAGTGGTCTCAGCCGAGAATGAGGAGAGTTCTTTGCCTAAACCAAACGAGATCACTGCTGAGGTTTCTCTTGCCTCTGATGAGGTTAAGCAGGCGTCTTCAAGTGCAACCACCGCTGTTAAAAAAGAAACTGAGGGAAAAGCTTCGTCTCTTGCTCCTGAAGTCAGCAAGGAGTCTGACGCTACTACCAGTTCTCATGAAGAAGAG GGTTCCGTGGGACCAACACATGGAGTTGCGGAAAGAACCTCATGGTTAAGTTGTTGCGGCTTGTTTGATGTGGTCACAGGATCCAGTAGATAA
- the LOC130505633 gene encoding suppressor protein SRP40-like isoform X2 translates to MPPGAKKRKAAKKKQQQQQEASSTQTNLIPTNHDSSEEDSVRSTDKDSDERIEIADSSRDHDKNSTSSSSSSSSSDDESSEVKKKKKKESGESVSEAITANVIVESIGLMDSATPSDPNTEKVIEIATVGTVVSAENEESSLPKPNEITAEVSLASDEVKQASSSATTAVKKETEGKASSLAPEVSKESDATTSSHEEEGSVGPTHGVAERTSWLSCCGLFDVVTGSSR, encoded by the exons aTGCCTCCAGGTGCTAAGAAAAGGAAAGCTGCAAAGAAaaagcagcaacaacaacaagaagcatCTTCTACTCAAACCAATCTCATACCCACCAATCATG ATTCGAGCGAAGAAGATTCTGTCAGAAGTACCGACAAGGACTCTGATGAGCGGATAGAGATCGCTGATTCAAGCCGTGATCATGACAAGAACTCTACCAGCAGCAGTAGTAGCAGCAGCAGCTCGGATGATGAATCTAGTGaagttaagaagaagaagaagaaggagagtggTGAATCTGTCTCTGAAGCAATCACTGCTAATGTGATCGTAGAGAGTATCGGTTTGATGGATTCAGCTACTCCTAGTGATCCAAACACCGAAAAAGTGATTGAAATCGCGACTGTTGGTACAGTGGTCTCAGCCGAGAATGAGGAGAGTTCTTTGCCTAAACCAAACGAGATCACTGCTGAGGTTTCTCTTGCCTCTGATGAGGTTAAGCAGGCGTCTTCAAGTGCAACCACCGCTGTTAAAAAAGAAACTGAGGGAAAAGCTTCGTCTCTTGCTCCTGAAGTCAGCAAGGAGTCTGACGCTACTACCAGTTCTCATGAAGAAGAG GGTTCCGTGGGACCAACACATGGAGTTGCGGAAAGAACCTCATGGTTAAGTTGTTGCGGCTTGTTTGATGTGGTCACAGGATCCAGTAGATAA
- the LOC130505633 gene encoding suppressor protein SRP40-like isoform X1, which produces MPPGAKKRKAAKKKQQQQQEASSTQTNLIPTNHGEVIIPLLNSSEEDSVRSTDKDSDERIEIADSSRDHDKNSTSSSSSSSSSDDESSEVKKKKKKESGESVSEAITANVIVESIGLMDSATPSDPNTEKVIEIATVGTVVSAENEESSLPKPNEITAEVSLASDEVKQASSSATTAVKKETEGKASSLAPEVSKESDATTSSHEEEGSVGPTHGVAERTSWLSCCGLFDVVTGSSR; this is translated from the exons aTGCCTCCAGGTGCTAAGAAAAGGAAAGCTGCAAAGAAaaagcagcaacaacaacaagaagcatCTTCTACTCAAACCAATCTCATACCCACCAATCATGGTGAAGTTATCATCCCACTACTTA ATTCGAGCGAAGAAGATTCTGTCAGAAGTACCGACAAGGACTCTGATGAGCGGATAGAGATCGCTGATTCAAGCCGTGATCATGACAAGAACTCTACCAGCAGCAGTAGTAGCAGCAGCAGCTCGGATGATGAATCTAGTGaagttaagaagaagaagaagaaggagagtggTGAATCTGTCTCTGAAGCAATCACTGCTAATGTGATCGTAGAGAGTATCGGTTTGATGGATTCAGCTACTCCTAGTGATCCAAACACCGAAAAAGTGATTGAAATCGCGACTGTTGGTACAGTGGTCTCAGCCGAGAATGAGGAGAGTTCTTTGCCTAAACCAAACGAGATCACTGCTGAGGTTTCTCTTGCCTCTGATGAGGTTAAGCAGGCGTCTTCAAGTGCAACCACCGCTGTTAAAAAAGAAACTGAGGGAAAAGCTTCGTCTCTTGCTCCTGAAGTCAGCAAGGAGTCTGACGCTACTACCAGTTCTCATGAAGAAGAG GGTTCCGTGGGACCAACACATGGAGTTGCGGAAAGAACCTCATGGTTAAGTTGTTGCGGCTTGTTTGATGTGGTCACAGGATCCAGTAGATAA
- the LOC108855403 gene encoding uncharacterized protein LOC108855403 — protein MTSVFPRCLVSSSTSSSASISLPNRPPLRYAVLGAGFAGISVAWHLLKDCPKEVSLSVDVYDEVGIGGGASGVSGGLLHPYSPKGKLLWHGAECWRECLELLSVAETAAASSSSDAVEKGDCNQGFGNFMVRRRGILRPATNAKTLSLMTDNARNCLAGCVVETIDKDAAQNLVPNLCLPLNSAFYLPGAMNVNPQRYLQALFQACKNSARESLGRTNITLVKRSIDDVLELEGEYDAVVICLGSKLNFLPRLTGKLPLRTCRGVITHLQLHESVRGSYPEGGPSILSDAWLAVQGPRDIHMGSTWEWQSRNYSPDVSDDEASKALAELLPKASAVYPDIDKWEFAGARAGLRAMPPVTSHGSLPLLGCIDQLIGATEGGSCKFWVFGGLGSRGLLYHGWLGKLIAKSVLCCNEELLPSELTSWKMNNRVKS, from the exons ATGACCTCTGTGTTCCCCCGTTGTTTGGTCTCatcttctacttcttcttcgGCGTCTATCTCTCTTCCCAACCGTCCTCCACTAAG GTACGCCGTGCTTGGTGCTGGTTTTGCTGGAATCTCTGTTGCGTGGCACCTTCTTAAG GACTGTCCAAAGGAGGTGAGTTTAAGTGTAGATGTATATGATGAGGTTGGCATAGGAGGTGGTGCTTCTGGAGTTTCTGGAGGGCTCCTCCACCCTTATTCTCCTAAAg GCAAGCTTCTTTGGCATGGTGCTGAGTGTTGGAGAGAGTGTTTAGAGCTCTTAAGTGTTGCCGAGACAGcagcagcttcttcttcttctgatgcTGTGGAGAAGGGAGATTGTAACCAGGGTTTTGGAAATTTTATGGTTCGAAGAAG GGGAATCTTGAGACCAGCAACAAATGCCAAGACTTTGAGTTTAATGACTGAT AATGCTCGAAACTGCCTTGCCGGTTGTGTAGTTGAGACTATTGACAAAGATGCTGCCCAAAACCTTGTCCCCAATCTATGCTTGCCTTTGAACTCCGCCTTCTATCTCCCAGGAGCTATGAATGTTAATCCGCAGCGCTATCTCCAG GCACTCTTTCAAGCATGCAAAAACTCAGCAAGGGAATCACTTGGAAGGACAAACATAACTTTGGTGAAGAGATCTATAGATGATGTGCTTGAACTTGAAG GAGAATATGATGCTGTTGTAATATGTCTTGGATCCAAGCTAAACTTTCTTCCTCGGCTCACTGGAAAGCTCCCCTTAAGGACATGCCGTGGTGTCATTACTCATCTGCAGTTACACGAAAGTGTCAGGGGAAGTTACCCGGAAGGTGGACCTTCGATATTGTCAGATGCATGGCTCGCGGTTCAGGGACCACGTGACATACACATGGGATCCACATGGGAATGGCAGTCGAGAAACTATTCACCTGATGTCTCAGATGATGAAGCTTCAAAAGCTCTGGCCGAGCTGCTTCCAAAGGCGAGTGCAGTTTATCCAGACATAGACAAGTGGGAGTTTGCAGGAGCAAGGGCGGGTTTGAGAGCAATGCCACCTGTTACAAGCCATGGTTCACTACCGCTCTTGGGATGTATAGACCAGCTCATAGGTGCGACAGAAGGTGGATCTTGCAAGTTTTGGGTGTTTGGAGGGCTTGGATCAAGAGGACTACTCTATCATGGTTGGCTTGGGAAACTTATTGCTAAATCTGTTTTATGTTGTAATGAAGAACTATTACCTTCTGAACTCACTTCTTGGAAGATGAATAATAGAGTGAAAAGTTGA